A single genomic interval of Gemmatimonas aurantiaca harbors:
- a CDS encoding VOC family protein translates to MTHIDHLVWGVRDLDDGVDTLTTLTGCTPVMGGAHSGNGTRNALLPLGDRCYFEVLAPDPAQDVMNTRGAGLLSFTHPRLLTFAVACDDIEASAARIAASGLPAPQIAAMSRTQPDGEVLRWRLAHVTGHTFGGLAPFLIDWGDTPHPSRLGPAGCSLARLILRHPDHERLAALLAALALDDTIPVDCVPGSAALVADLLTPQGPISLTSTSEPPPSEFFVRGRVQPQ, encoded by the coding sequence ATGACCCACATCGATCATCTGGTATGGGGTGTGCGCGATCTCGACGACGGAGTCGATACGCTCACCACACTCACGGGATGCACGCCGGTCATGGGCGGTGCTCACTCGGGCAATGGCACACGCAATGCGCTGCTGCCGCTCGGCGATCGCTGCTATTTCGAAGTGCTCGCGCCCGATCCGGCGCAGGATGTGATGAACACGCGCGGTGCGGGACTGCTCTCGTTCACGCATCCGCGTCTGCTCACCTTTGCCGTGGCCTGCGACGACATCGAGGCCTCCGCGGCCCGCATTGCTGCAAGCGGCCTGCCAGCGCCACAGATCGCGGCCATGTCCCGCACGCAGCCCGATGGTGAGGTGTTGCGTTGGCGACTGGCGCACGTCACCGGACACACTTTCGGCGGTCTCGCGCCCTTCCTCATCGACTGGGGCGATACACCACATCCCTCACGTCTGGGGCCTGCGGGTTGTTCGCTCGCCCGCTTGATACTTCGGCACCCCGATCACGAACGGCTTGCCGCACTCCTCGCAGCACTCGCCCTCGATGACACCATCCCGGTCGATTGTGTGCCGGGATCGGCGGCGCTCGTTGCCGATCTCCTCACGCCGCAGGGGCCCATCTCACTGACGTCGACTTCCGAGCCGCCGCCGTCAGAGTTCTTCGTGCGTGGCCGGGTCCAACCCCAGTAG